In the Verrucomicrobiota bacterium genome, AACCGCCCCAGTCAAACTGACCCGCACGCACTGTCCCCCGCCTGGCTAACAGGAATCGGGGTTAGAATCCTAATTAAAAAAGAGTGGTGTTTCACATTGCGGCTCCAGCACGACCGAAGCCATGCCTTCAAAGCCTCCCACCTACGCTAAGCATCCTTAATCAGAACACAATACGAGCTTACAGTAAAGGTGCATAGGGTCTTTCCGTCCTACTGCGGGCATGCGGCATCTTCACCGCAGCTACAATTTCGCCGAGATCCTCTCCGAGACAGTCGTTCAGTCGTTACACGATTCGTGCAGGTCGGAACTTACCCGACAAGGAATTTCGCTACCTTAGGACCGTTATAGTTACGGCCGACATTCACGGGGACTTAGGTTCGAAGCTTCGCCTTGCGGCTAACCTCTTGCCTTGATCTTTCCGCATTGGTCACGTGTCACACCCTATACGTCGTCTTGACGACTTTGCAGAGTGCTGTGTTTTTGTTAAACAGTCGCTAAACGCAATTTACTGCGGCTCCACTTGCGTGGAGCACCCCTTTTCCCGAAGTTACGGGGCTAATTTGCCGAGTTCCTTAGAGAGGTTTCTCTCGCGCGCCTTAGTCTATTCGACTCACCCACCTGTGTCGGTTTACGGTACGGGCGGCCTGGGGAACAACCGCGGCCTTTTCTAGGCAGATTGTCCGGTGGTACGCTTCGGGTCGCCCCTAAGCTCTGTCTTTCAATGACTTGGCCACTTTTCTCTCTGCGTCAGCCACGGCCTTAACCCAAGCCGGCGCGGGAATATTAACCCGCTGTGCATCGGCTACGCCTTACGGCCTCACCTTAGCTCCCGGCTAACCCTGGGAGGACGAACCTGCCCCAGGAAACCTTAGGTTTACGGCGACCAGAATTCTCATCTGGTTTATCGCTACTCATGTCTGCATTCTCACTAATCAGCGCTCCACCGTCCGTTTCCGTCGGGCTTCGCTGCACTGATTACGCTCTCCTACCACGCTGGCGCTCCAAAGAGCTCCAGCATCCATAGCTTCGGTATGCGGTTTGATCGCCAATCATTTTCGGCGCGACATCGCTCGATGAGTCAGCTATTACGCACTGTTTAAATGGTGGCTGCCTCTAAGCCAACATCCTCACTGTCTAAGCAACGTCACATCCTTTCCACTTAACCACATTTAGGCACCTTAGCTGATGGTCAGGGCTGTTGCCCTCTCGGCTACGAAGCTTATCCCTCGCAGCCTGACTGCCGGGGTAATGTTTTCCAGGGCATTCGGAGTTTGATTGGTTTTGGCATCCTGGTGGGGACCCTAAGCCATCCAGTGCTCTACCTCCCTGGAGTACTTTCCCGACGCTAGCCCTCAAGCTATTTCGGAGAGAACCAGCTATCACGGGGTTTGATTAGTCTTTCGCTCCTACTCTCAAGTCATCTCAGGATTTTTCAACATCCACGAGTTCGGTCCTTCACCTGGTGTTACCCAGGCTTCAACCTGCTCAAGAGTAGATCACCTCCGCTTCGGGTCTATTGCCAGCGACTTGGCGCACCATTCGTACTCGGTTTCCCTTCGCCTTCACCCCAGAGGGGCTTAAGCTGGCCACTGACAATAACTCGCAGACTCATTATGCAAAAGGCAAGCAGTCACCCTTGCGGGCTCCTACACATTGTATGCAATCGGTTTCAGTAACTATTTCACTCCCCTAGCCGGGGTTCTTTTCACCTTTCCCTCGCGGTACTAGTTCACTATCGGTTGCCAAGGAGTATTTAGCCTTATCCGGTGGTCCGGACGGATTCATGCGGAGTTTCACGTGCACCGCATTACTTGGGATACCTCTAGGGGGCCTCGCGCTTCGCTCACCCGGCTGTCACGGTCTATGGCCGGCCTTTCCAGGCCGTTAAGCTCACGTCTGACCTCCCACGTCAAGGTCCCGCAACCCCGGAAGGACAAGTCCCTCCGGTTTAGGCTGTTCCGCTTTCGCTCGCCACTACTGACGGAATCGCTTCGTTTTCTTTTCCTGGGGTTACTGAGATGTTTCACTTCACCCCGTTTCGCCTCGCCGGACTATGAATTCATCCGGTCGATAACCGCCCGTTACGACGGCTGGGTTGTCCCATTCGGAGATCCACGGATCAACGCCTGCTTGCGGCTTCCCGTGGCTTATCGCAACTTGCTACGTCCTTCATCGCCTCTTGGCACCAAGGCATCCACCGTTTGCACTTAGTAGCTTGATCACAAAGTTAACCATTGTTTCCAATGGAACTCAGCGAACTGTAGATTTTATGCCTCTATCTATTCTTTCCCTATGTATAGTTGTCAAAGAACGTCAAGGCCCGGCCTGAACCGGGCCCTAAATCCTGCTGAATCGCGTGCATGGTGGGCCTGACTGGACTTGAACCAGTGACCCTGCGCTTATCAAGCGCATGCTCTAACCAACTGAGCTACAGGCCCCCACGAATCTATTGCCGCCAGACTTTGATCTGATCGGAGATGGTGGAGCTGAGGAGATTCGAACTCCTGACCTATAGCTTGCAAAGCTACCGCTCTACCAACTGAGCTACAGCCCCAAATTCGATGGGTTTCCTCGGTGGACGGCAGCCCCGAAGCGCGATTTTGATTTGTTCAAAGAACGCATTGAAAACCGAGTAGTGCGACAAGCGAGCCCAACAACCTTGCGGTTGTCCGACCTTGAACCGGACTTTCATCCGGTTCTGTGTCTCCTTAGAAAGGAGGTGATCCAGCCGCAGGTTCCCCTACGGCTACCTTGTTACGACTTCATCCCAATCACCAGCCATACCTTCGGCACCTTTTGAGGGGCGACTTCGGGTACAACCGGCTTTCATGATGTGACGGGCGGTGTGTACAAGGCCTGGGAACGTATTCACGGCGCCGTAGCTGATGCGCCATTACTAGCGATTCCAGCTTCATGTTGGCGAGTTGCAGCCAACAATCTGAACTGAGCCCGGTTTTTGGGGATTTGCTCCACCTCACGGTCTTGCTTCCCTTTGTGCCGGGCATTGTAGTACGTGTGCAGCCCTGGCCGTAAGGGCCATACTGACTTGACGTCATCCCCACCTTCCTCCTCGTTTAAGCGAGGCAGTCTGTCCAGAGTGCTCCGAACTCTCGTTCGGGTGGCAACAGGACACAAGGGTTGCGCTCGTTGCGGGACTTAACCCAACATCTCACGACACGAGCTGACGACAGCCATGCAGCACCTGTGCAAGCTGGTATTGCTACCTCGTCCCGCTTTCACGGTTCTACTACTTGCATGTCAAGGCCAGGTAAGGTTCTTCGCGTTGCATCGAATTAAGCCACATACTCCACCGCTTGTGCAGGCCCCCGTCAATTTCTTTGAGTTTTAATCTTGCGACCGTACTTCCCAGGCGGCGCATTTAACGCGTTAGCTTCGCCACGAACGGGGTCGATTCCGCTCACAGCAAATGCGCACCGTTTACGGCTAGGACTACCAGGGTATCTAATCCTGTTTGCTCCCCTAGCTTTCGTGCCTCAGTGTCAGGAGTCGTCCAGAGACCCGCCTTCGCCACTGGTGTTCCTCTCGATATCTACGCATTTCACTGCTACACCGAGAATTCCAGTCTCCCCTCCGACCCTCTAGCCTGATAGTATCCAATGCCATTTCCGAGTTGAGCTCGGAGATTTCACATCGGACTTACCCGGCCACCTACGCACCCTTTACGCCCAGTGAATCCGAACAACGCTTGGGACCTCTGTATTACCGCGGCTGCTGGCACAGAGTTAGCCGTCCCTTCCTCTTTCGCTACGATCAGCTTCTCATCTTTTAAATAAGAAGGTTTGGTCACGAATGACAGGGGTTTACGGGCCGAAGCCATTCATCCCCCACGCGGCGTCGCTCCTTCAGGCTTTCGCCCATTGAGAAAAATTCTCGACTGCTGCCACCCGTAGGTGTCTGGACCGTGTCTCAGTTCCAGTGTGGCTGGTCGTCCTCTCAGACCAGCTACCCGTCTTAGCCTTGGTGAGCCGTTACCTCACCAACTAGCTGATAGGCCGCGGGCTTATCGAGAAGCGTCAGGCCTTGCGGTCCCCAACTTCAGCTGCAGGAGGATGCCCCCCCGCAGCCACATCCGGTATTAGCTCGCCTTTCAGCGAGTTGTCCCGGACTTCACGGCAAATTACCCACGTGTTACGCACCCTTGCGCCACGCCGACTACGAAATATTGCTACTCCGCAATCAGCGTTCGACTTGCATGTCTTATCCACGCCGCCAGCGTTCGTTCTGAGCCAGAATCAAACTCTCCGTAATTAAAACGTTAGCTTGATTCATGCCTGGCTTTCGCCAAGCAACTGCAATTACTAAAACTCTTTGGTTGATTGATTGCTAACAACATCAACCAAAGGGGCTCTAACTTATCGCACTATTCGATTTTCAATGAACTGGGGGTCTTTCGACCCAAAAATTTTCCCGTTTAGGGGATAAAAGTTCGTGGCGCCAACAATGATCAATCAGCGCCAACGTCAGTTTATTTAACCGCGCCAAAATTATCGACTAATTCCGCACTGTCAACGGCTTTTTAATCTTTTTTTCGCCGAGTTTAGTCCGCCAACTTCCGTCCTGTTAAAGAGCGGCGAAAAACTAGCAAAGCCCGTCAGACGGGCAAGAGTTTTTTTTGAAATTACGTCCAATGAATTGCAAGTATCTCTGTACAATTCGTTTACGTTTACTCTTTTAAGGGTCAATATCTCAACTTTCGGCAAGAGGATTCGTAAATAGGACGCGTTCCCCCGATAAGACTCATCCCGCCGGGTCGGGTCGAAAAGCACCACCACTATCCGATGCAACCCCTTGGACCGCATCGCTCTAACGGACAACAGCACCTCGTTCATCACACCCAGTTTGTTCTGGGCAACCACAACACATGTACCGTCCAGGCGTTGGGCCAGATCCAAGACACACTCATTCTTGTTGAACGGAACCATCACACCACCAACACCTTCCACAACTAGATAATCGACCCCCGCCCCACTCCTTTTCACCGCATCCAGGATTTCCGTCACCGCCAGCGTTCTCCCTTCCACGCATGCCGCCACCCAAGGTGCTGCCGGCAATGAAAAGAACAAGGGATTGATGTCGTCAATCGAGACCTGCCTCCCTTGCTGCCGCATCAACCGGTTGGGGTCGGATCGTCCCCCGGTGCTTACGGGCTTCAATAACCGGTAACGGGCCCCCATCGACTTCAAATACGCACCCAGCATCAGAACAAGGACCGTTTTCCCGACTCCCGTCCCTGTCCCCGTCACGAATAAGACACCCGGTCCGTTCCCCGCGTCCTTCATCATCACTCCCAATGCATGTATAATGTTTGAATATCCCGAGCGTTCATGCGCCGTAGCAACGCGATAAACCGGCGATGATAGCCATTGATCTCGGCGTCCACATGGACTTCAAAGGTGAAGCTTCGAACCGTGCAGAACTGCCCGAAGACTCCCGCCAACTGAGGCGAGAATCCCGGCACGCCCGCAACTTCGGACGGACTGGCAAACGGTGTGTCGTCCAGCGTCCCCTCCGCACCGTCGTAGCCGGAGCGCGCCTGCACGATGGCGCCCGCCATGTGCGCGTCCACTCCGGGAATCAATTGCAGCACCGCCGCCGAGGCTGTGTTCAAATTGATCTGCCGGGCGCCGACCGCGCTGAACAAATCGACCAGGCCCACCGGCATGGCCGCCACCCCGTACCCCTGAAGTCCAAAACCTGGATTTCGCGACGTCACACCCGTTCGCGCCGAGCGTCCGCCGGTCGGAGGTGGAAGGGCTTGCTGGAACGGGGCCGCGGCCGCGAGTGCCCCCAGCCCGCCCGCCAAACGGTTCGTCGCTTGCGGCCCCCAAAAAATCTCAGGAGTCACCCCTTTGACCAACAGGAGTTCCGTCAAATCCCCGATGGGCCCGTTCTTCGCAACGTAAGGAGGACTCAAGCTAAGATAGTAATCGGATTCCGCGCCCGCCATGGATTGGCTATCATCCCTGTCTCTCCAGTCCTTGATGGAGTCCACGATCATGGAGAAGGTCGACGCATCGACACCGATCAACGTTAAAGCCTGTTGGATGACGGCGTCATTGGCGGAATTGATGTTGAGCTTGCGTTCGGCATCGATGATCTTGATGGAGAAAGTGCCGTCGCCCACCACGTTATTCTCCAAGGATATTTCCGCCAGGAGATCGTTGGTATTGCCGGGACCACCGGCCCACTTTTGCTTCAACGAATCGAACGGTTCCGGTATGCTTGACTGCTGGGAGAGAACGTAACGAGCCAACTCCACGCCCGAACGTCCGAGCCACTGCAAATCCGTGTCCAGGGCGGTATTCTTGGCCAGTTTCGTTTCAACCTTCATGGAGAAGGCAAATCCTCCCGCCAGGACACTGAGGACCAGCACCATGATCATCACGATCAAGAGGGCGATCCCCGCTTCCTGTCTCGAACCATGCAAGCCTTGTTGATTCATGGATTTCCGTCGGCCCATTCGAGGCATTGGTTGCAGCAAGTCCACACGGAGTTCCATTAGCGCAATGGAGCCCCCCCGGATGGAGGGGGCAGCTGGGGGTTGCGTCCGGGAGGCTGATTCAAGATGTTGGACCGCGTATTCAGCGGTCCACCCACTGCCGTTCCCATTTGAAACTCCACCGGGATCGCCATCGCGGCCAGCGCCACGTCCCGCGTGAAGATTTCGCGCGGCCGGGAGAAGTGCTGATTGGCACGTCCGAATCCGAGTGTCACCCGCACCATTTTAGGCAGTTGATTGGTCAGGAACCAATCTTTGACCCATTCGCCGCGGTTGGCTTCCCAGAATTCAAGCGTGAACAGGTTCACGTCAGGAGCCAGGGGAAGCGAGTAGGAAAGGTCCTGAGCGGAGTTCGTCGCGATCAGGACAGGACGCTGGCGCATCATCAACTGATTGACGCCATCCGAACTGGCTTCGATCGAGAATTCGACACGCCGGACATTTTGCCCCCCGAAATAGCCGCTCCCCGGAAAAGATTCAGGCAACCGCGCCGCCAGGCTCACGAACGCGAAGTCCTTCGTGGTATCCGCGAAGAACGCGTAATGCTTCGCGTTCTCCACATAAAGCTGGGCTGAAACGAACGCGTCCTCCACGCAGCGCATGGCGATCCGCGCCCGCTGGGCTTCGATGGCGGCATCCTGGGCGATGCGCGTGCCCCGGAGGATTGAGGACCAACTGGCGTAGATCGCCACCATGATCATGCCGAAGATTCCGATGGCCATCATGATCTCCACCAGCGTGAAGGCGGAACCTCGGCGCCCGATACGGTTCGGAGGAAACAACTTCATCGTCTGCCTACCCCCAATCCTCTCGGCGTGGATTCTGGACGATAGAGCCAGAAACTCATGCGTGTTTCGACCGGCTTTTTCTCCTGCACCCAGAACACGCTCAAATCCACCTGGAACAAACCGTTGGTCGCAATCATGCGGGTGGTTCGAGACCAGGTGTAGTCGCGATGCATGTCGCCGAAGTTACCGCTTTCCATGCCCTCCTCCAAACGATTGGTGAGCACGAGTTCGGAGGCCAAACTCCCGATATCCACGTTTTCCTGCTGGAGCGCTCGCGCCTGGCGCAAGCAACGCGAGGTCAGTTCGAGGATTGAAAACACGGCAATGAAGAAAATCGCGATGGCGATCATCACCTCGATCAGGGTGAACGCCTCCTGCCCGCGCAAGTGCGACCTGCGCGCGGGTGGTCCTTGGCGGAGAAGTCTCATTGCATGACGTCCATGGTGGCAATGCCGGTCACGACTTCGAGGGAGATTTTGCGAACCTCTCCATCCTCGGATCTCAACACGATCGTGAACTCGTCGCTGGTTCCATTCGGGTGGAAACGCACACGCGCCTCGCCCGCGTCCATGTGATCCACAAAATTGATATCCAGCAATTCCACCGCGACGTTCTCGGGCAATCGGGCGGAGAATGAGGGGGCAGCCGGTCCGCGAGCCTCCGTATTGTCGCGAAGATTGACGGTCAGTTCATTCATGGATCGGGGCCGGGAATCGGGAACCATTTGGATGCTCAAGGTTCCGTCTTCCGCGCGGATGACAAAGTCGGCGGCGACGCCTTGCAGAATGGCTTGGGCGCGCGCTTGGACACACCCTTCCAAGAGGTCGGCACAGGCCTTCCGGATGCCCTCCTGGCGCAAGGATTTGTAGATGGCCGGCATCCCCATGGCGAGTACGACAGCCATAATCCCGATGGCCACCATGATCTCGATGAGCGTGAATGCGCTCCGCCCCCATTCCTTGTCGAAGCCACGACCGTGGGATCGGGTCCAAAGGAACGGTTGATGAGCGCCGGCATTCACGGGGTTCTGCCTATTTCGATTGGATGCTGGAGGTGATGGCAAACATGGCCGAAAGGACGCTCAAGAGCAATCCACCCACCCCCAAAGCCATGACGATGATGAGGGCGGGTTCAATCAGGT is a window encoding:
- a CDS encoding prepilin-type N-terminal cleavage/methylation domain-containing protein, which translates into the protein MNAGAHQPFLWTRSHGRGFDKEWGRSAFTLIEIMVAIGIMAVVLAMGMPAIYKSLRQEGIRKACADLLEGCVQARAQAILQGVAADFVIRAEDGTLSIQMVPDSRPRSMNELTVNLRDNTEARGPAAPSFSARLPENVAVELLDINFVDHMDAGEARVRFHPNGTSDEFTIVLRSEDGEVRKISLEVVTGIATMDVMQ
- the bioD gene encoding dethiobiotin synthase — translated: MMKDAGNGPGVLFVTGTGTGVGKTVLVLMLGAYLKSMGARYRLLKPVSTGGRSDPNRLMRQQGRQVSIDDINPLFFSLPAAPWVAACVEGRTLAVTEILDAVKRSGAGVDYLVVEGVGGVMVPFNKNECVLDLAQRLDGTCVVVAQNKLGVMNEVLLSVRAMRSKGLHRIVVVLFDPTRRDESYRGNASYLRILLPKVEILTLKRVNVNELYRDTCNSLDVISKKTLARLTGFASFSPLFNRTEVGGLNSAKKRLKSR
- a CDS encoding prepilin-type N-terminal cleavage/methylation domain-containing protein gives rise to the protein MKLFPPNRIGRRGSAFTLVEIMMAIGIFGMIMVAIYASWSSILRGTRIAQDAAIEAQRARIAMRCVEDAFVSAQLYVENAKHYAFFADTTKDFAFVSLAARLPESFPGSGYFGGQNVRRVEFSIEASSDGVNQLMMRQRPVLIATNSAQDLSYSLPLAPDVNLFTLEFWEANRGEWVKDWFLTNQLPKMVRVTLGFGRANQHFSRPREIFTRDVALAAMAIPVEFQMGTAVGGPLNTRSNILNQPPGRNPQLPPPSGGAPLR
- a CDS encoding general secretion pathway protein GspK, coding for MELRVDLLQPMPRMGRRKSMNQQGLHGSRQEAGIALLIVMIMVLVLSVLAGGFAFSMKVETKLAKNTALDTDLQWLGRSGVELARYVLSQQSSIPEPFDSLKQKWAGGPGNTNDLLAEISLENNVVGDGTFSIKIIDAERKLNINSANDAVIQQALTLIGVDASTFSMIVDSIKDWRDRDDSQSMAGAESDYYLSLSPPYVAKNGPIGDLTELLLVKGVTPEIFWGPQATNRLAGGLGALAAAAPFQQALPPPTGGRSARTGVTSRNPGFGLQGYGVAAMPVGLVDLFSAVGARQINLNTASAAVLQLIPGVDAHMAGAIVQARSGYDGAEGTLDDTPFASPSEVAGVPGFSPQLAGVFGQFCTVRSFTFEVHVDAEINGYHRRFIALLRRMNARDIQTLYMHWE
- a CDS encoding prepilin-type N-terminal cleavage/methylation domain-containing protein yields the protein MRLLRQGPPARRSHLRGQEAFTLIEVMIAIAIFFIAVFSILELTSRCLRQARALQQENVDIGSLASELVLTNRLEEGMESGNFGDMHRDYTWSRTTRMIATNGLFQVDLSVFWVQEKKPVETRMSFWLYRPESTPRGLGVGRR